A portion of the Chlamydia caviae GPIC genome contains these proteins:
- the glgA gene encoding glycogen synthase GlgA — protein MKIIQTAVEFAPFIKAGGLGDAVYGLSKALSESHDVEVLLPFFPLITPSFSSQVIDEKVFSYEFLGRQHAHSISYSYEGMILTIIKLDSQLDLFSTSTIYTEDDTLRFSAFSAAAAAYIGELDHVDIVHMHDWHMGLLSGLLKEPNRPHYPKRIFTIHNFSYRGYCSTQLLGTSGISDFGLSNYQLYRDPQMSVLLKGALYCSDYITTVSPTYAQEILNDYSDYEMHDAIMARRHVFCGILNGIDEQIWNPETDASLAVNYSKDLLDAPDVLFTKKEENKNALYEKLGLSYEYSPLMCIISRIVEQKGPEFMKAAILHAMENGYALVIVGTCYDPEIQRKFTNLQESLTTSPNIRIILDYNDPLARLVYGAADMICIPSHFEPCGLTQLIGMRYGTVPLVRSTGGLADTVVTGINGFTFSQTDNFNDFLHMLTLAITTYRQEPDIWFQLVEEGMLRSSGLTTMAIHYLGVYNSLL, from the coding sequence ATGAAAATCATACAAACTGCTGTAGAATTTGCTCCTTTTATTAAAGCTGGCGGATTAGGTGATGCCGTCTATGGCTTATCAAAAGCATTGTCTGAAAGCCATGATGTTGAGGTATTACTTCCTTTCTTTCCTCTAATCACCCCCTCTTTTTCTTCTCAAGTAATTGACGAGAAGGTTTTTTCTTACGAATTCCTAGGGAGACAGCATGCGCATTCCATTTCCTATTCCTATGAAGGAATGATTCTCACAATAATTAAATTGGATTCACAATTAGATCTGTTCTCAACATCAACAATCTATACTGAAGATGATACATTACGCTTCAGCGCTTTCTCTGCTGCCGCTGCCGCCTACATTGGGGAATTAGATCATGTGGACATTGTACACATGCATGATTGGCATATGGGGCTTCTAAGCGGCCTTTTAAAAGAACCTAACCGCCCGCATTATCCAAAAAGAATTTTTACAATTCATAATTTTAGTTATCGAGGCTATTGCAGCACACAATTACTTGGGACATCAGGGATCAGCGATTTCGGGTTAAGTAATTATCAATTATATAGAGATCCTCAGATGAGTGTATTACTGAAAGGAGCTCTATATTGTTCTGATTATATTACCACTGTCTCCCCTACATATGCTCAAGAGATTCTTAATGATTATTCTGATTATGAAATGCACGATGCGATCATGGCTAGACGCCATGTTTTCTGTGGGATCTTAAATGGTATAGATGAACAGATCTGGAATCCTGAAACGGATGCTTCTTTGGCTGTCAATTACAGCAAAGATTTACTTGATGCTCCTGATGTTTTATTCACAAAGAAAGAGGAAAATAAAAATGCTCTATATGAGAAATTAGGGCTGTCCTATGAATACTCTCCTTTAATGTGCATCATTTCTCGCATTGTAGAACAAAAAGGGCCTGAATTTATGAAAGCAGCCATTCTCCATGCTATGGAAAATGGCTATGCTTTAGTCATAGTAGGCACGTGTTACGATCCAGAAATTCAAAGAAAATTTACAAATTTACAAGAGTCGTTAACGACTTCTCCGAATATCCGCATTATCTTAGATTATAACGATCCTCTAGCCCGGTTAGTGTATGGGGCTGCGGACATGATCTGTATTCCTTCTCATTTTGAGCCCTGTGGGCTCACACAACTCATTGGAATGCGTTATGGAACGGTTCCCTTAGTTAGATCTACCGGAGGCCTTGCCGATACGGTTGTAACGGGAATCAATGGGTTCACATTCTCTCAGACGGATAATTTCAATGATTTCCTTCACATGCTAACGCTAGCAATTACCACTTACAGACAAGAGCCGGACATATGGTTCCAACTTGTAGAAGAAGGTATGCTGCGATCTTCGGGTCTAACAACAATGGCGATACATTATTTAGGAGTCTATAATTCCTTATTATGA
- a CDS encoding 50S ribosomal protein L25/general stress protein Ctc has translation MELVVTSRETDKKSLLKKIRQTGGIPAVIYSGGKSLANIVVDAHVFGKFLSSLESGALSSTIFSLSYEGRTIKALVKDIQYQVTSYRVIHLDFEELIEDRDVKLNIPIRCINAVDCVGVKLGGSLRQVIRAMRVVCKPKDIVPCLELDVRSLGLSQTRKLADINIPAGLRPITPLKEVVVTVSRR, from the coding sequence ATGGAGCTCGTAGTTACAAGTCGCGAGACTGATAAAAAATCTTTGCTTAAAAAAATTCGTCAAACAGGAGGGATCCCCGCTGTTATTTATTCCGGTGGGAAGAGCTTGGCTAATATCGTTGTTGACGCTCACGTATTTGGCAAATTTTTATCTAGCCTAGAAAGTGGTGCGCTATCTTCTACAATTTTTTCTTTATCTTACGAAGGGCGTACAATTAAGGCTCTTGTTAAAGATATTCAATATCAAGTTACCTCATACAGAGTAATTCACTTAGATTTTGAAGAACTTATAGAAGATCGTGATGTGAAGTTAAATATTCCAATTCGCTGCATTAATGCTGTGGATTGTGTCGGCGTAAAATTAGGTGGATCTTTAAGACAAGTTATCCGTGCTATGCGCGTCGTATGTAAACCTAAAGATATTGTGCCTTGCCTAGAGTTGGATGTTCGGTCGTTGGGATTATCTCAGACAAGAAAATTAGCTGATATTAACATCCCTGCGGGACTTCGTCCTATTACTCCTTTAAAGGAAGTTGTTGTAACAGTATCTAGAAGATAA
- the rbp7 gene encoding reticulate body protein Rbp-7 → MSHTITLLTTDNNTEEIKKALQKITAASSCVLGSSREQENADQPYDVCQAESTLSVEASKIASVAEGTLLSCCCK, encoded by the coding sequence ATGTCACATACAATTACACTACTGACTACTGATAACAATACTGAAGAGATTAAAAAAGCTCTTCAAAAGATTACTGCTGCTTCTTCATGTGTTCTTGGATCTTCACGTGAGCAGGAAAATGCTGATCAGCCTTATGACGTTTGCCAAGCTGAGAGCACTCTTTCTGTAGAAGCAAGTAAGATCGCTTCGGTTGCTGAAGGCACCTTACTATCTTGCTGCTGTAAATAA
- the rpsF gene encoding 30S ribosomal protein S6: protein MKEKKAQLYEGAYVFSVTLSEEARRKALEKVTSGITNYGGEILKIHDQGRKKLAYTIRGAREGYYYLIYFTVVPGVIAELWKEYHLNEDLLRFLTLKADAVKEVLEFASLPE, encoded by the coding sequence ATGAAAGAAAAAAAAGCCCAACTTTACGAAGGGGCGTATGTATTTAGCGTTACTCTGAGTGAGGAAGCTAGACGCAAAGCTTTGGAGAAGGTAACTTCAGGCATCACAAACTATGGTGGTGAAATTCTAAAGATTCATGATCAGGGACGCAAAAAATTAGCGTATACTATTCGTGGAGCTAGAGAAGGTTACTACTATCTTATCTACTTCACAGTAGTTCCTGGAGTAATAGCCGAATTATGGAAAGAATATCATCTTAATGAAGATCTTCTCAGATTCTTAACCCTTAAAGCTGATGCGGTCAAAGAAGTTTTAGAGTTCGCATCATTGCCAGAATAA
- a CDS encoding glycine--tRNA ligase — MSQPLTLQAMIAKILQFWSEQGCVIHQGYDLEVGAGTFNPATFLRALGPEPYKTAYVEPSRRPQDGRYGMHPNRLQNYHQLQVILKPVPSNFLSLYKESLQIIGLDLREHDIRFVHDDWENPTIGAWGLGWEVWLNGMEITQLTYFQAIGSKPLDTISGEITYGIERIAMYLQKKSSIFDVLWNDELTYGDITQASEKSWSEYNFDVANTQMWLKHFEDFAQEALATLDKGLPAPAYDFVIKASHAFNILDARGVISVTERTRYITRIRQLARAVADGYVEWRASLNYPLLHKQGVHKDETSPSLPCPKITTTENYLLEIGSEELPATFVPIGIQQLESLAKKLLADYNIGYESLEVLGSPRRLALLVYKLEPTAIQKAVEKKGPMLSSLFSDSGDITAQGEQFFASHNISIRHYDELSQHSLFEIREIGSVNYLFILHPEVCRDTVTILANELPKLIQSMKFPKKMVYDDSGVEYARPIRWIVSLYGTSILPFSFGKVVAGNTSMGHRQLDPREVPIPSCEHYIDTLRNACVVVSHKERREIIEQGLKLHSSDNVSPVANPRLLEETVFLTEHPFVTCAQFDKKFCALPKELLIAEMVNHQKYFPTQNTAKEITNQFILVCDNCPNDIIIEGNEKALTPRLTDGDFLFAQDLKTSLAIFVDKLKAVTYFEALGSLYDKVERLKAHKEVVYPLLPISSQEDITTAIEFCKADLVSAVVNEFAELQGIMGEYYIKHAGLSHAAAVAVGEHLRHITDGQTISTTGTLLSLIDRFDNLLSCFILDLRPTSSHDPYALRRQSLEILTLLHASEASLDLESLLHHLADNFPATVQGATWDKPAVIRDILTFIWGRLKTFMASLGFSKDEIATVLSDTSEKNPVEMLKSATALQAMKNSHRAILEKITTTHNRLKKILASLKLSTNTLTPIELDLQESQLKAALDHFDASVQTKDSKKDYFLSLGDLTDSINTFLNEVHVTSGSEELQNLRIYLLLTALEKFSSYHWEALKV; from the coding sequence ATGTCGCAACCTCTTACCTTACAAGCTATGATTGCTAAAATTTTGCAGTTCTGGAGTGAACAGGGGTGTGTGATTCATCAGGGGTATGATCTAGAAGTCGGAGCGGGGACATTTAATCCAGCAACATTTTTACGTGCCTTGGGTCCTGAACCCTATAAAACTGCATATGTAGAGCCTTCAAGACGTCCTCAAGATGGTCGTTATGGCATGCATCCTAACCGTTTGCAAAACTACCACCAGCTTCAAGTCATTCTTAAGCCTGTCCCTTCAAATTTTCTTTCTCTGTATAAAGAGTCTTTGCAGATTATTGGTTTGGATCTTCGTGAACACGATATTCGTTTTGTTCATGATGACTGGGAAAATCCTACGATTGGCGCGTGGGGTTTAGGTTGGGAAGTATGGTTAAATGGGATGGAAATTACCCAGCTGACTTATTTCCAAGCTATCGGAAGTAAACCTCTGGATACAATTAGTGGGGAAATTACCTATGGCATCGAAAGAATTGCCATGTACCTACAAAAGAAAAGCTCTATTTTTGATGTCTTATGGAATGATGAGCTTACCTATGGGGACATTACCCAAGCTTCTGAAAAATCTTGGAGTGAATATAACTTTGATGTCGCCAATACGCAAATGTGGTTAAAACATTTTGAAGATTTTGCTCAAGAAGCGCTCGCCACCTTAGATAAAGGACTACCAGCTCCTGCTTACGACTTTGTTATCAAAGCGTCTCACGCTTTTAATATTCTTGATGCTCGGGGAGTGATTTCTGTTACAGAACGTACGCGTTACATCACTAGAATTCGTCAATTAGCCCGTGCCGTTGCTGATGGTTATGTAGAGTGGCGAGCTTCTTTAAATTACCCCTTATTGCACAAACAAGGCGTGCATAAGGACGAAACTTCCCCGTCTCTGCCCTGTCCTAAAATTACAACAACGGAAAATTACTTATTAGAAATTGGCTCTGAAGAGCTCCCTGCGACCTTTGTTCCTATTGGCATTCAACAATTAGAGTCTTTAGCGAAAAAGCTTTTAGCTGATTACAATATTGGTTACGAAAGTTTAGAGGTTTTAGGATCTCCACGAAGACTCGCTCTATTAGTTTATAAATTGGAGCCTACAGCCATTCAAAAAGCTGTTGAGAAGAAAGGTCCTATGCTCTCCTCATTATTTAGTGATTCTGGAGATATCACTGCACAAGGAGAACAATTTTTTGCTTCTCACAACATTTCTATTCGTCATTATGACGAGCTGTCCCAGCACTCTCTATTTGAGATCCGTGAGATTGGCTCTGTAAACTATCTCTTCATTCTACATCCTGAAGTATGTAGAGATACAGTAACGATCTTAGCCAATGAATTACCTAAATTAATTCAGTCTATGAAATTCCCCAAGAAGATGGTCTATGACGATAGTGGTGTAGAATACGCACGACCTATCCGTTGGATAGTATCCTTATACGGAACATCTATTCTTCCTTTTTCTTTTGGAAAAGTCGTAGCTGGGAATACCTCTATGGGTCACCGACAGTTGGATCCTAGGGAAGTTCCTATTCCTTCTTGTGAACATTATATCGATACCCTACGTAATGCCTGTGTAGTCGTTTCGCATAAAGAACGTCGAGAAATCATTGAACAGGGATTGAAATTGCATAGTTCCGACAATGTTTCTCCCGTGGCAAATCCTCGTTTACTTGAAGAGACAGTTTTCCTTACTGAGCATCCTTTTGTTACCTGCGCGCAGTTTGATAAAAAATTCTGTGCTTTGCCTAAAGAGTTGCTGATTGCTGAAATGGTAAATCATCAAAAATACTTCCCTACACAAAATACAGCTAAAGAGATTACCAACCAGTTTATTTTAGTATGTGACAACTGTCCTAACGATATTATCATTGAGGGAAATGAAAAAGCCTTAACACCTCGCCTTACTGATGGAGATTTCCTTTTCGCTCAGGATCTGAAAACATCGTTAGCTATCTTTGTCGATAAGCTAAAGGCTGTCACTTACTTTGAAGCTCTTGGTTCTCTTTATGACAAAGTAGAAAGACTAAAAGCCCACAAGGAAGTTGTTTATCCTCTCCTGCCTATATCTTCTCAAGAAGACATAACAACAGCAATAGAGTTTTGTAAAGCGGACTTAGTCTCTGCTGTTGTTAATGAATTTGCAGAACTACAAGGCATCATGGGAGAATACTATATAAAGCATGCTGGGTTATCTCATGCAGCCGCAGTAGCTGTAGGAGAACACCTCCGGCATATTACCGATGGTCAAACCATCTCGACTACGGGAACACTATTAAGCCTAATAGATCGTTTTGATAATTTACTTTCTTGTTTCATCTTAGATCTTCGACCTACTTCATCTCACGATCCTTATGCCTTACGTCGTCAATCTTTAGAAATTCTTACATTGTTACATGCTTCAGAAGCCTCTTTGGATCTTGAAAGTCTATTACATCATTTAGCTGATAATTTCCCAGCTACTGTTCAAGGAGCTACTTGGGATAAACCTGCGGTTATCCGTGATATCTTAACCTTCATCTGGGGAAGATTAAAGACCTTCATGGCTTCATTAGGATTTAGCAAGGATGAAATCGCTACTGTACTTTCTGACACCTCTGAAAAGAATCCTGTAGAGATGTTAAAATCAGCAACAGCACTTCAGGCTATGAAAAATAGTCACAGAGCTATTCTTGAAAAAATCACAACGACGCACAATCGTTTGAAAAAGATCTTAGCCTCATTAAAACTCTCTACAAACACACTGACTCCAATTGAACTTGATCTACAAGAATCGCAACTTAAAGCAGCTCTAGATCACTTTGATGCGTCTGTACAAACAAAGGATAGTAAAAAAGACTACTTCCTCAGTCTTGGAGACCTTACTGATAGCATCAATACATTCTTAAATGAGGTACATGTCACTAGTGGAAGCGAAGAGTTGCAAAACTTACGCATTTACCTATTGCTAACAGCTCTGGAAAAGTTTTCTTCGTATCATTGGGAAGCACTAAAAGTATAG
- the ispE gene encoding 4-(cytidine 5'-diphospho)-2-C-methyl-D-erythritol kinase codes for MDFFSPAKLNLFLKLHGKTSRGFHEMTTQYQVIDFGDTLCLERSNEDTLICNLPELSTPQNLVWKSLQIFRDYTQVNDPVAWRLHKRIPIGAGVGGGSSNAATALYALNEHFQTQLSNDELQELGKKIGMDVPLFFSSGSAIGVGCGEEILPYEDYNCEERYVLYFSDQGVLTKDAFSYVHPEDFSHRKDAIALYERDNDLEKSVFRFRKDLEEKKQMLKRMWSPFHAHVGMSGAGATLFVSYPREMETDPSVAKAIHTTIQDSHGLLVNSLRKQSSGWFLNSDNLFTAAR; via the coding sequence ATGGATTTTTTTTCTCCGGCAAAGCTCAATCTTTTTTTAAAGCTTCATGGTAAGACGTCACGTGGTTTCCATGAGATGACTACCCAATATCAGGTTATTGATTTCGGAGATACTCTGTGCTTAGAGAGGAGTAATGAAGACACTCTTATTTGTAATCTCCCAGAATTAAGTACTCCACAGAATCTCGTATGGAAAAGTCTTCAGATTTTTAGAGACTACACCCAGGTAAATGATCCTGTAGCCTGGAGATTGCATAAACGCATTCCTATAGGAGCTGGTGTAGGCGGAGGTAGTAGCAATGCTGCAACAGCACTCTATGCTTTAAATGAGCATTTCCAAACACAATTATCCAATGATGAGCTTCAAGAATTAGGGAAAAAGATCGGTATGGATGTACCTTTATTCTTTTCTTCAGGTTCTGCCATAGGTGTAGGCTGTGGTGAAGAGATTCTTCCTTATGAAGATTACAATTGTGAAGAGAGATATGTCCTGTATTTTTCTGATCAAGGAGTACTAACTAAAGATGCTTTTTCTTATGTGCATCCTGAAGACTTCTCTCATCGGAAAGATGCCATAGCCTTGTACGAGAGAGATAATGATTTAGAGAAGTCCGTATTTCGTTTCCGCAAGGACCTTGAAGAGAAAAAACAAATGCTAAAAAGGATGTGGAGTCCTTTTCATGCTCATGTCGGGATGTCTGGAGCTGGGGCAACTTTATTTGTAAGCTATCCCAGAGAAATGGAAACAGATCCTTCGGTAGCAAAAGCTATTCATACTACTATCCAAGATAGTCACGGTTTGCTTGTAAATAGCCTACGCAAGCAAAGCAGTGGATGGTTTCTGAATTCCGATAATTTATTTACAGCAGCAAGATAG
- the rpsR gene encoding 30S ribosomal protein S18: protein MNKPVHNNEHRRKRFNKKCPFVSAGWKTIDYKDTETLKKFITERGKILPRRITGVSSRFQGTLTLAIKRARHIGLLPFVAED, encoded by the coding sequence ATGAATAAGCCTGTTCATAATAATGAACACAGAAGGAAGCGTTTTAATAAGAAATGCCCTTTTGTTTCCGCAGGTTGGAAAACAATCGATTATAAAGACACGGAAACTTTAAAAAAATTCATTACAGAAAGAGGTAAGATCTTACCTAGAAGAATTACAGGTGTCTCTTCCCGCTTCCAAGGTACACTTACCCTAGCTATTAAGAGAGCACGTCATATAGGGTTACTACCTTTTGTAGCAGAAGATTAA
- the pgsA gene encoding CDP-diacylglycerol--glycerol-3-phosphate 3-phosphatidyltransferase — MGLPNYLTFSRLFITPIFMLLYLKGKWLGITPVVLPYVLLALLGLSELTDAIDGYIARKFSQVTDLGKLLDPMADSIYRISLYLTFTQPPVNFPLILVFIFLARDSVISTLRTVCAFRGVVLAARASGKLKAILQGVSFLLILLAMIPHSLGMISEGDLELFASVVGCIVAIYSVCSGVEYFWVNKNHVLQRAKSKDHNKEL; from the coding sequence GTGGGACTACCTAATTATCTAACTTTTTCCCGGCTATTTATAACGCCAATTTTCATGCTACTCTATCTTAAAGGAAAGTGGCTTGGAATTACTCCTGTAGTTCTTCCATATGTTCTACTTGCTCTTTTAGGCCTTTCAGAGCTCACAGATGCTATTGACGGCTATATAGCTAGGAAATTTTCTCAAGTTACAGATTTAGGGAAGCTTCTTGATCCCATGGCAGACAGTATTTATAGAATTTCCCTCTATTTAACATTCACACAGCCTCCGGTAAATTTCCCTTTAATTCTTGTATTCATATTTTTAGCTAGAGATTCGGTAATCAGTACGCTACGTACGGTATGCGCTTTCCGAGGCGTTGTCCTTGCAGCTAGGGCAAGTGGGAAGTTAAAAGCTATTTTACAAGGCGTAAGCTTTTTATTGATTTTACTTGCTATGATTCCTCATTCCTTAGGAATGATCTCTGAGGGGGATTTGGAACTTTTTGCTTCTGTAGTAGGGTGTATTGTTGCAATCTACTCTGTATGTTCAGGAGTTGAATACTTCTGGGTGAATAAAAATCACGTATTACAGAGAGCAAAATCCAAAGATCATAATAAGGAATTATAG
- a CDS encoding putative Na+/H+ antiporter yields the protein MILPQYSSSLKTGAALLFFFSILHTFLTPWLFGRCQLYQHKKMVFPERWKKYLWLSEFYRLISRVELVFVLWAAPLFLWFLYSEGYRVTMSYFNSRNYVFSLFIVIMLILLESRPIVYFSECIFSNIAKIGRQSPRCWWWTLMIAAPLSGALLKETGAMIIAATLLVRNFYKFSPSPRFAYATMGLLFSNISIGGLTSALSSRALFIILPSVKWNNSFILKYFCWKSIIAILLSTTIYYLIFRKEFNNFPKVVINPSMMNERVPKWIIFVHIILVGSVILARSVPLLMAAIFLFYLGFQKFTIFYQHSINISKVCFVGLFYAGLVIFGELQEWWVLELMHRMSDFGYIITSYTLSIFLDNALVNYLVHNLPVATDCFLYLVIAGCMSAGGLTIVSNMPNIVGYLILRPSFPSSSLSLGWLFLFALGPSIISLMTFWFLRDIPEFIYCFFR from the coding sequence ATGATTTTACCTCAGTATTCTTCATCATTGAAGACAGGGGCGGCTTTACTTTTTTTCTTTTCGATATTGCATACCTTTCTTACTCCTTGGTTATTCGGCAGGTGTCAACTGTATCAACATAAGAAAATGGTATTTCCTGAAAGATGGAAGAAATACCTTTGGTTAAGTGAATTCTATCGATTGATAAGTAGGGTAGAGCTAGTTTTCGTTCTTTGGGCAGCCCCCTTATTTCTATGGTTTCTCTATTCTGAGGGGTATAGAGTGACCATGAGCTATTTCAATAGCAGGAATTATGTATTTTCTCTTTTTATTGTTATCATGCTCATTCTGCTTGAATCGCGCCCTATTGTTTATTTCTCAGAATGTATTTTTTCAAATATTGCAAAAATAGGTCGGCAGTCTCCGCGATGTTGGTGGTGGACGTTGATGATAGCCGCACCATTATCCGGAGCGCTTCTTAAAGAAACAGGAGCTATGATTATTGCTGCAACGTTACTGGTTAGAAATTTTTATAAGTTTTCCCCATCCCCGCGTTTTGCTTATGCAACGATGGGATTGTTATTTTCTAATATATCTATTGGAGGATTAACCTCAGCACTATCTTCTAGAGCTCTATTTATTATTTTACCCTCAGTAAAATGGAACAATAGCTTTATTTTAAAATATTTTTGCTGGAAATCTATAATTGCCATCTTACTATCGACAACTATTTACTATCTTATTTTTAGAAAGGAATTTAATAATTTCCCCAAAGTAGTAATCAATCCTTCTATGATGAATGAACGCGTCCCTAAATGGATTATTTTCGTTCATATTATTCTTGTTGGCTCTGTAATCCTAGCACGATCAGTCCCATTATTAATGGCTGCCATCTTTCTGTTTTATTTAGGATTTCAGAAGTTTACGATTTTCTATCAGCACTCAATTAATATTTCGAAAGTATGCTTTGTAGGACTTTTTTATGCTGGGCTTGTGATTTTCGGAGAACTTCAAGAATGGTGGGTTTTAGAGCTCATGCATAGAATGTCAGATTTTGGTTATATTATTACCTCATATACCCTATCTATATTCTTAGATAATGCCTTGGTAAACTATCTTGTTCATAATCTTCCCGTAGCTACCGACTGTTTCCTGTACCTCGTTATTGCTGGATGCATGTCTGCAGGGGGACTTACAATTGTTTCGAATATGCCGAACATTGTGGGATATCTCATCTTAAGGCCTTCATTTCCATCCTCGTCACTATCTTTAGGATGGCTATTCTTATTTGCCTTAGGGCCATCAATCATATCATTGATGACCTTTTGGTTTCTCAGAGATATTCCTGAATTCATTTACTGCTTTTTCAGATAG
- the rplI gene encoding 50S ribosomal protein L9 yields MKQQLLLLEDVDGLGRSGDIVTARPGYVRNYLMPQKKAVIAGAGTLRLQAKLKEERLLRAAEDRAESEKLAEALRDVILEFQVRVDPDNNMYGSVTISDIIDEAAKKNIILTRKNFPHSHYAIKNLGKKSVPLKLKEDVTATLFVEVSSESSYVAVLNQQPTQEEPAAEESN; encoded by the coding sequence ATGAAACAACAACTACTTTTACTAGAGGATGTTGATGGTTTAGGCCGTAGTGGCGATATCGTAACCGCGCGTCCTGGATATGTCCGAAACTATCTTATGCCTCAAAAGAAAGCCGTTATAGCGGGAGCTGGAACTTTACGTTTACAAGCGAAGCTGAAAGAAGAACGGTTATTACGCGCCGCAGAAGATAGAGCGGAATCTGAAAAATTAGCAGAAGCCCTCAGAGATGTTATTCTTGAGTTTCAGGTTCGTGTAGACCCAGATAACAATATGTACGGTTCTGTCACGATTAGTGATATTATCGATGAGGCAGCTAAGAAAAACATTATTCTTACACGTAAGAATTTCCCACATTCCCACTATGCGATTAAAAATCTTGGGAAGAAAAGCGTGCCTTTAAAACTGAAAGAAGATGTTACTGCAACTTTATTTGTTGAAGTGTCTTCTGAAAGTTCTTATGTCGCCGTTCTTAATCAACAGCCCACTCAAGAAGAGCCTGCTGCTGAAGAATCAAACTAG
- the pth gene encoding aminoacyl-tRNA hydrolase, whose protein sequence is MTMLIVAIGNPGRQYTWTRHNIGFLCADKLLQGFPEAQFKEARKLFSDIAKVESPQGSMVFIKPRTYVNLSGKAVSAVKEYYGIPIDRILVLADDVNHPFGNVRLRQNAGGGGHKGIKSITQSLGSNDYWQLRLGIGRPQREDIELSDFVLGQFTEEEQIGIQSLFIEASALFSQWCSGTQTA, encoded by the coding sequence ATGACGATGCTGATTGTTGCCATAGGGAATCCAGGGCGTCAATATACATGGACGCGGCATAATATAGGATTCCTCTGTGCGGACAAACTGCTTCAAGGGTTTCCTGAAGCTCAATTTAAAGAAGCTCGCAAATTATTTTCTGATATTGCCAAAGTAGAATCGCCTCAAGGATCTATGGTTTTTATTAAACCTAGAACTTACGTCAATCTAAGTGGTAAGGCTGTCTCAGCAGTTAAGGAATATTATGGTATTCCCATAGACCGTATTTTAGTTCTCGCTGATGACGTAAACCATCCTTTCGGTAATGTGCGTCTTCGCCAGAATGCTGGCGGTGGCGGGCATAAAGGCATAAAAAGTATCACGCAAAGCCTAGGTTCGAATGATTATTGGCAATTGCGTTTGGGTATAGGTCGACCTCAAAGAGAAGATATAGAGTTGTCGGACTTCGTTCTTGGACAGTTTACTGAAGAAGAACAGATTGGAATACAATCTTTATTTATCGAGGCCAGTGCGTTGTTTTCTCAATGGTGTTCTGGGACTCAAACGGCCTAG